AAGGAAGGTGGTCACACAAAGGGCATCTGCCCAAAGAGGGCATTCTGCGAAATTTGCCAGATGTTGGGACACGCCGTCAAAGAATGctcctacaacatgaaaacaaaagGGAACCAGGTATACTTCGCCCAAGAGCAACCCTCACTGTCAGCGGGCTATGCCCAGCCGCAAGCCGACGCCACTGCATCATCTGGTGGTTACAGAGGTAACCGAAGAGGAGGGAGaggtaacaacaacaacaacaacaacaattggaGCAGAATGCAATATGACGTTAAAGGGCGGCCAATAATCCAATGTCAGGCCTGCAACCAATGGGGGCACTTCGCTCGGGAGTGCCAGAATACTGAAACCCCCCAGAGCCTGTGTAGATGGTGCGGCCCTGGGGATCACGATGACACAAAATGCCCTAAACAGGGGGTCAATCTCCTCAATATTGAGAAGACGGGCGAAGTATTGGCGATCACTCGCGCGCAGGCGAAGAAGGCAACGTATCCCGACCCCCACACAAAGAAGGAAAGACTGCGGAAGGCAAAGGCCGACATTGAACGGGAGATGGCGGCAAAGGGACGGAAGAACACGAAGCCGATGAGTCCCTCAACCCGCCTGAAAGCGGAAAGAATATTATTGGGcaagtcttgcagatggaggtaccgataaaggtaaaagaccttctagattCCATGCCACATTTGAGGACTGCTATCCTCAGCAATGTGCTAAGCACCGCACACGTAccttcgagtgcaccacaggtggaggttcccGCCAGCCCTttgactgacccgatgttactaacCTTgaacagtggtagacacccagttgtggtagaaatgggcatccttGGAACCGTTctaaaggacaccattgtggacgaaggtgctggggtgaatgtactaccagaagagaaatggaagaggcTTGGGAAACCCACCCTGTGGCCATCCACATTTATTCTGGTAGGAGCTGACCAAAacgacatcaagccactcggcatattgatggcccagcaagtgacaattggtacgcagcCCTTCCTGTTAGATTTTGTAGTTATTCCCTTGaaaaagaaaggctatgacgccatcctggggagagtgtggttgatcactgcgagggtaaaccacaactggaagaaaaatacactttccatggagaagggagggcggaaatataccattgacctacagacccaagatgtcggcgaagagctcgcctcttccgactcggactcagaggactctaataaaggggaagggggtcccgacgaaagcaagggcaagaacgtgATGGAGCCGAAcaatgaaggggtgctcgaattggagggatgttctaaagatgaggtatgctcactcaacgggctcttccattggcaaatggaggactacgaacTTTTTCACTGCAACATGTTACAGATGGAGGAGCCCGCTGATCCAGAGGTCTTCCctccggaatacagagaatataaGGAGGGGGAAGCCCGAGTGGACGAGGCACCCACACATCAGTTCGAGAAAGACAAGCCAATTCAATTTGAAGAGTCCAAGCTAAAGGCAACAAACCTGGGAAAGGAGGAGGACCCACAAAATTTATTAGTCGGGGATGACTGGGATCCCGTGCTGAAGACAACGGCCTTCAAAATATTCCTGGAGTTTAAAGACGTCTTCGCATGGATGTATAAAGGCTTGAAGGGGGTACCTCCCGAACTGTGCGTGCACCGCATCCCGTTGGTTCCCGGAGCCCACCCTGTATGAAAGAGACTGTACAGGATGAACCGCAACTATGTAGCGCGGGTGAATGATGAGATTGAAAAAATGCTGGAGGCTGGTATCATTTTTAAAGTacagacaagcgaatgggtgtcgCCCATAGTCATTTCACTAAAGAAGAAGGCTAAccaaataaggatttgtgtggacTTTCAGTGTCTCAACGCAGTTACGATTAAAGACCCCTTCCCAATCCCGTTTACGGACAGCATACTGGAGGAGGTGGCCGGCCATGAGATGTactcatttttggatggattttcCGGATATAACCAGATCTCAATCGTCGAGGAAGATAAAGTGAAGACCACCTTCGTGGTCGAAGATGGTatctatgcatacaaccggatgccattcggcCTATGCAATGCACCTGCAACATTCCAGCGAATTATACTACACATATTCAACAAGATGTCGGTAGGGAATTTTAAAGCCTTCCTTGACTATTGGTCCATCTATAGCGGGCAAGATACGCATTTGGTAGCCCTTAGAGAGTGCCTGGAGAGATGCCCAAGGGCAAGGCTGGCCCTTAATCCAAAAAAATGTcgatttatggtaccacaaggcAAATTGCTTGGGCACATTGTATGCAAAGCAGGTTTGAAGACGGACCCAGACAAAATACGAGTAATAGTGGAGATGGAGCCTCCTACGGATGTCACCGGGGTAAAGTCTTTCTTGGGCCATATCGACTATTACAGGAGGTTCATAAAAAACTTAGCGCAAATATCCCACCCCTTGGACAAGCTTACTCGCAAGGGTGAGCCGTACACCTGGGGGACCCCGGAGAGTGAagcatttgaggaattgaagacgagGCTGGTAGCTTCTCCCATCCTCGCTTACCCCAACTGGGACAGGGAGTTCCATGTCCATGTGGACGCTTCAAACTTTGCGATCGGTGCCACACTGGCCCAAGTGGGAGATCACGGGTTAGATCATCCCGTCTATTTTGCCAGTAGACTGTTATCCAAAGCGGAGAAAAATTACAGCACAACAGAACGGGAGGCATTGGGGATGATCTATGTGGTACAAAAATTCAGACACTATTTGTTCGCAACACCGTTCACATTTTACGTGGACCATCAAGCCCTCATGTACTTGGTCATACAAACTGATAATTCAGGGAAGGATTAGTTGATGGTTACTCTTGCTGCAAGAGTTTACGTTCACAATAATTGTACGGCCAGGCAATAGCCATGTCATTGCTGACCAATTGTCCCGGATCAGGTCCGGAGAGCCGCCAGAAGGGGTAAATGATGACTTTCCAGACGCCCACCTATTCAAGATCACAGTACTACCACCATGGTATACTGCCATCGGAGAATATCTCTCCACCTCTGTGTTCCCCCAAGGCATGCCGTCGGGAGAGCGAAGAAAGCTTGTGTTGAGAAGCCGCACATTCCAGCTAATTAATGGGTTATTGTATAAAATGGGGCCTGACGAGGTGTTAAGtcggtgtgtgatggaggaagaggtgccaagcATTTTGAGGGAAGCACATGAGGGGCCCACAAGAGGCCATATGGGACCAGACACTATGGCAAGGAAGGCATTGCTAGCAAGCCTCTGGTGGCCCACATTGTATAATGATGCGAGagaatgggtagtaggttgtgaTACTTACCAAAGAGCGGGGAGGccgttgaaaagggatttcatgcccctcaacccttcgcaTGCTCAAGAATTATTTGAACGCTGGGGGCTGGATTTTATCGGCCCGCTCAAGGTGAGTCGCGCTCGGAGGTGTCGCTACATTGTGGTAGCTACTGAGTAtttaaccaagtgggttgaagcgcgAGCCCTACCGGACAACTTGGCCGTAAGTACAGTAAGATTCATCTACGAGCAAATTATTACGCGGTATGTGATCCCTATGCAGTTGACAAGCTACAGAGGCGGACATTTTGTAAACCACGTAATTAAACTCCTTAGTA
This genomic stretch from Cryptomeria japonica chromosome 8, Sugi_1.0, whole genome shotgun sequence harbors:
- the LOC131045323 gene encoding uncharacterized protein LOC131045323, which translates into the protein MKGSTSKNEDVWCTDCKEGGHTKGICPKRAFCEICQMLGHAVKECSYNMKTKGNQVYFAQEQPSLSAGYAQPQADATASSGGYRGNRRGGRGNNNNNNNNWSRMQYDVKGRPIIQCQACNQWGHFARECQNTETPQSLCRWCGPGDHDDTKCPKQGVNLLNIEKTGEVLAITRAQAKKATYPDPHTKKERLRKAKADIEREMAAKGRKNTKPMSPSTRLKAERILLGKSCRWRYR